Proteins from one Rosa chinensis cultivar Old Blush chromosome 7, RchiOBHm-V2, whole genome shotgun sequence genomic window:
- the LOC112175659 gene encoding serine/threonine-protein kinase SAPK2, which translates to MEKYEVVKDIGSGNFGVARLVRDKNTQELLAVKFIERGLKIDENVLREIMNHRSLKHPNIVQFKEVLLTPTHLAIVMEYAAGGELYDRIVKAVRFSENEARFFFQQLISGVSYCHTMQICHRDLKLENTLLDDSAAPRVKICDFGYSKSLLSSLPKSTVGTPAYIAPEVLSKKQYDGQIADVWSCGVTLYVMLVGAYPFEDPKDPMNFRKTIRRILTVRYVIPDSVPISVECRHLLSKIFVANPEKRIKIPEIKTHRWFAKNLPLEMKEGGTWENNAVNTPSQSIEEVQSIIKEARKPLRVPTVSRHCVGSSMAIDDADVEGT; encoded by the exons ATGGAGAAGTATGAGGTTGTGAAGGATATTGGGTCTGGGAATTTTGGTGTAGCAAGGCTGGTCAGAGACAAGAATACCCAAGAACTCTTAGCTGTTAAGTTCATTGAGAGAGGCCTTAAG ATAGATGAAAATGTGCTGAGGGAAATCATGAACCACAGATCCTTGAAGCATCCCAATATTGTTCAGTTCAAAGAG GTTTTGCTGACACCAACTCATTTAGCCATTGTGATGGAGTATGCTGCTGGAGGAGAACTCTATGACAGAATAGTCAAGGCTGTTAGGTTTAGTGAGAATGAG GCAAGGTTTTTCTTCCAGCAATTGATATCCGGAGTTAGTTACTGTCATACCATG CAAATATGTCATAGAGACCTTAAGCTTGAAAATACACTCTTAGATGACAGTGCAGCACCTCGTGTgaaaatatgtgattttggatACTCGAAG TCATTACTGAGTTCTCTGCCAAAGTCTACTGTGGGAACACCTGCTTATATTGCACCTGAAGTTCTATCTAAAAAACAATATGATGGACAG ATTGCAGATGTTTGGTCTTGTGGAGTCACATTATATGTCATGCTCGTCGGAGCATATCCCTTTGAAGATCCTAAGGACCCTATGAACTTTAGAAAAACAATTCGG CGGATCCTTACTGTACGCTATGTAATCCCGGACAGTGTGCCAATTTCTGTGGAATGTAGACACCTTTTGTCTAAGATTTTTGTTGCAAACCCGGAAAAG AgaataaaaattccagaaattaagaCCCACCGTTGGTTTGCAAAGAACTTGCCTCTGGAAATGAAGGAAGGAGGAACTTGGGAGAATAATGCTGTAAACACACCATCTCAAAGCATTGAAGAAGTTCAGTCCATAATAAAAGAGGCAAGAAAACCTTTAAGGGTCCCAACTGTCAGTAGGCATTGCGTTGGAAGCAGcatggctattgatgatgctGATGTTGAAGGTACATAA